Part of the Aquimarina sp. MAR_2010_214 genome is shown below.
AATACAATCGAATTTAAAAATAATACGATTGTGCTTACTAGTGGATACTCAAAAATAACTCCAGAAAAATTTAGAAATAGACTGGATTCTCTAGAAAATAAGCCAAAATTTAAAAAGGTTGCTTTACATGAATTGAAAAAAATAGAGGACAAAAAAGTAGACTTCGAGCTATTCGTGGACGAAAATAATGTCGAAAATTATGTTTTTATATATACATGTGATTTTTATCAATTTGATGAGCATAGAGCAGCTAGAGTTGTAGCAGCACTTAATGATCAATTACAAGATGAATCTAATGTTCAGGAAGTAAAATATAAAAGAATTCACGGTCGATTTTTCTTTACTCCGACTTCAAAAGTGGTTAAGCTTAAATACCTAAAAGCGTATAAAAAGGAGAAAAAATTTCAGACAGAGTATATTGTTGCATCAAAATCAGGAGGAATTGGGTTATTGATTAGTAATCTAGAGGATATTGATTTTGAAAGCTCTATAAAACGATTAGCATCAAAATAAGATAATTGATAATGATATATCTTTTATCTTAGTTCTTTTCTACTCTGTAAATTGTAGATCATGCAATGGATAAAGATATTTTTGGTACTGGTTTTGGTTGCGAGTTGTGCCCGCAATATAGAACCAACAGCAGATAACATTAATAAGATATTTACATCTAAAGATTTTACTTTCGAGTTTGTTCGTCAAACCGGACATGAAGAATCTCTTAGTTTTAGGAATGATTATCTAGTTTATAAAAGTGATAAACCTACATATCGTAGAGAAATAAGTTATGATGAGGTACTTTTGATCAATGATTTCATTCAAAAGATTGTTAATCTTCATTCTAAATCATTAGACCCAGAAACATCGTCACATTATACCATAAAAAATACAGCATATAAAGTAGTAATTGTACCAGATCTTGAAGATTACTACTTTGATGCTTTACTAAAAACGTTAGAACTGGATAAGATAGAATAAGATGGTAAACTTATTCAAAAAGTAAAGTAAAAGAAGTCTCTTGATTTGGTATAGAATGCACTGTTAAACTCCCCCCGTGCAAATGCATAATTTGCTTAGAAAGACTTAAACCAATACCGGTACCTTCTTTTTTTGTGGTATAAAAAGGTATAAATATTTGACTCATAATATCTGGATGGATCCCTGGGCCATTATCTTTAACTGTTATATACTTTTTTTCTTCGGGTGTAATTCCCAAAATGAACATAAGAGTTGCTTTTTCGGTCTCTTTTAAAGCCTGAATTGCATTTTTACAAAGATTGACCAATATTTGAGTAATTTGCTTTTCATCAGCATAAATTTCAAGATTTTCAGTAGTATTAATAATATCAAAAGAAATGGTATTAAAATCAATTTCCTGACTCATCAAAACTTTTATCTTTTCTAGTAATTCATACACTTTAATTATTTTCTTATCGGGTACAGGTACATTTAGAAAGCTACGATACGACTGTACAAAACTCATTAAATCATTTCCTTGGTTTTTGATTACTTCTAATCCTTTTGCGGTATTATGGATCTTATTTTCATCAATTTCTGTAACCGGTATGATCCTGTCTTTATCTTTATAATACCCCAAAATAGATTCTGATATTGAAGTAATAGGAGTAACAGAATTCATAATTTCATGGGTCAAAACCCTAATGAGTTTTATCCAAGAATCTGTTTCTTTTTCGTCTAATTCATTATGAATATCTTGTATTGTTATTAACCTTAAAACTTCACCATTTAATAGTATTTCAGAAGATTTAATGGCAAGCTGTATAGTTTCACGTTCGTTAGTGAGTTGAAAAAGTGTTCGTTCAAATGGTTTAATGGTATTAAATAGTTCATATAGGTTTTTATCAACTTGGGCTAGTTGTTTTATATGATTTAGAGGTGTATGATTTAATAGTTTCTCAACTTTGGGATTATTAAAAAGGATATGCCCTTTATGATTAAATGTCAAAATACCGATTTCTGCCTGTTTCAATATTTCCTGATAATACTGCTCTTGCGTTTGGTTTTTTAGGTGTACTTTTTGGATCACAGTATTAAGGCTATTAAGGCTACGATTTAATTCGTTGAATGATTTTGGACCTCCTTTTTCTGGAAATCGAAGAGTGAAATCTTCGTTTTTAATAGAATTAAAAAAATAAGCAATTTTTCGATTATTGTAATTTAGGTATTTGATTAAAAATACAGATTGTAATGAAAGGAATAATAGAAGAAAAAAGGATAAAATATATAGTTCTTTAAAAAAAAGAAAAGCCAATAGTAGTGATGTCAATGAAAGGATTACTACTCTTAGAATGAGTTGTGTATATAGGCTTCGACTTACCATTAGCGTTCTGATTTTTTTATTTTGTTATATAAAGTCTGTCTGGAGATACCAAGTTGATTTGCTGCAGCGCTGTAGTTTCCGTTGTGCTTGTCTAGTGCTTTAGAAATCATAAGTTGTTCCATTTCATCAAGAGTTTCCGGGCCTTTATCCAAAGAAATCCCTGAGCTGGCACTTAATAAAAAATCTGTTGGTTTCAATACATTTCCTTCACATAAAATTACGGCCCTTTCTATAGTGTGTTGTAACTCTCTTACATTTCCTGGCCAGCGATATCCCATTAGTTTTTCTTCGGCAGTAGTATTTATTCGAAGAGATGGTTTGCCATACTTTGAAGCGAATTTTTTTAAGTAGAAATCTGCCAATATCAAGATGTCATTATCTCGTTCTCGCAATGGAGGTACTTCTATATGAATTGTATTAATTCTATAGAGTAGATCTTCTCGAAAAATACCATCATCTACCATCTGGTTAAGATTACAATTAGTGGCACAAACCAGACGTATGTTTACAGGAATAGATTTATTAGAACCAACCCTTACTACAGTTCTGTTTTGTATTGCAGATAATAGTTTGGCCTGTGTTTGTAGTGATAGGTTTCCGATTTCGTCGAGAAACAAGGAGCCATTATTTGCTGCTTCAAACTTTCCTGCTCGATCTTCTTTGGCATCTGTAAATGCTCCTTTGGTATGACCAAACAGTTCACTTTCAAACAATGTTTCTGATATTGAACCCATATCTACACCAATAAAAACTTCATTTTTACGAGGAGACATTCTATGCAATTCACGAGCTATTAATTCTTTTCCTGTTCCATTTTCACCTGTAATCAAAACATTGACATCTGTTTTTGCTACTTTTCTAACTAAGTTCAAGACAGCGGTAAGTGCTTTAGAATTACCAATAATATAATTACTGTCCTGATTAATTACTCGCTTCAGATGGTTTTCTTTCTGTTTTAGTTCTTGTACTTCTTTTCTGGATTTACGAAGTAAAAAAGCTGACTTTATGGTTGCCAGTAGCTTTTCATTATTCCAGGGCTTTAATATAAAATCGGTAGCTCCTTCTTTTAACGCTTTTACAGCAAGATCAACAGCACCATAAGCTGTCATCATAATTACCGAAGTATGAGGAGCTTTTTTCTTTATTTCTCTAAGCCAGAATAAACCTTCATTTCCTGTATTAACACCAGCAGAAAAATTCATGTCTAATGCAACAATATCAAAATCACTTAGATTTTGCATTGAAGAAATTTGATTGGGATTAGAAATCGTTTTAATGTGTTTGTACTCAAACTGCAATAAAATTTCCAGTGCGCTTAAGACACTCTTATTATCATCAATGATTAAAACTTTTCCATCCTGCATCATTTATTATTTAAGTTACCATAGTAAAACTACAAATTTGAGACAGTACTCCTATAGCAGTGTAAAATTATTTGACACTATTTGTATAATAATTTTACATTTTTAAAATTCAGTATAAACGATTTAATACATAATTACCTGATAAGCAATTCATTATGTTTTTGGCATGAGATTAGGTTAAGGTTTGGTATCAAAATATTATTTAAGTGTTTAATAAATGATAAATTCTAAAAACAAAATCTTATATTTTCTCTTGATCTTGATATCAAATACGATGTATTCTCAAGATTCATGGTCATTAGATGATTGTGTAGCTTATGCTGTAGGCAATAATCTACAGCTCAAGGATTTTAAATACAACCAAGATGCTAACAAGGAAACATATCGGCAGTCGGTAAGAAATTTATTGCCAAATATCAATGCATTTTCAGATTATAATATTCGATATGGAAGATCAGTAGATCCTAATAATAACAATATTGTAAACACTGATTTTTTCTCAAATAATTATAGGTTGAATGCAGAAATTGATTTGTTTAGAGGTTTTCAAAAAATAAATACAATAAAAGCTTCGAAATTTTTGCATAAAGCATCAAATGAAGAAGTACTGCATCAAAAATACCTATTGGCATTTAGGGTGATGTCTGCTTTTTATGATATTCAGTTTATGGAAGGGCTTTTAACCATTTCTAAAGAACAAGAAGAAGTATCTGATACTAATTATAAACTTGTAAAAAGACAAGTAGAACTTGGTCAAAAAGCAAAAGCAGACTTGTATGAAGCAGAATCAGCTTTATTAGCTGATCAGTTATTGGTTACTCAAAATGAGAATAATGTAGCAGCAGCAAAGCTTAAGCTTATACAAGAAATGAACTTAGAAGGTGTTACCACTATTTCTATTCAATCTTCTCTTATAGAAGATGATGAGAATGTAGCCACTCTTCGAACAAATAAAGATTCTATTTACAGTAATGCCACAACTTTTGTTCCTATCATAAAAGCACAGGAGTTAAAAGCAAAAGCAGCCAAAAAACGATTAGCCATAGCCAGAGGAGGCTTGTACCCTTCTCTGTCTTTTTTTGCAGGGTATCAAACGGGATATTATGAAACTAATGTCAATGACAATACAGGAGAAGTTATCTCTTTTAAGAATCAGATTAAGGATAATGTCTCAAAATATGTTGGAGTTTCGCTTAGCATTCCTATCAGCAACGGATGGTCAAATCGTTCACGCGTAAAACAACAAAAGGTAGAAATGATGCGAGCAGACAATAATTTTGATATTCAGAAACAAGAAATGTTTAAACTCATTCAGCAACTTGTTCAAGAAGGAGACGCACTACGCACAGAATACCGACAGAGTTCACAAAAAATGAAAGCACAGGTTTTAACTTTTGAGATAGCACAAAAGAAATATGAAAAAGGATTAATAAGTGCTATAGAACTCAACCAATCTAAAAACGTATTAGCGAACTCGCAAAACGAAAACCTACAGGTACAATTACGTTTAAAAGTAAATGAAAGTACATTGGATTTTTATAATGGATTACCTGTTTTTAATATAAATAGAGCACAATAAAATGGATATAAAAATTGAAAAGAAAAAAGGATTAAGGCCTAAACATTACGGATACATTGCTATAGGTATAGTACTGTTTTTTGTAGGTTGGAAAATGGTATCCGGAAACTCAGCAGCTACATTTAGAACAGAAAAAGAAAAATTGTCGATTGCAGAAGTTTCTTTTGGGAAATTTGATGATTATATTACCATTAATGGTTCAGTAGCTCCAATAAGTACAATTTATATGGATGCTTATGAAGGAGGTAGAGTAACAGAAAAACTTATTGAAGAAGGAGCGATGGTAAAAAAAGGGGATATTATATTAAAGTTAGAAAATAGTGCTCTTTATGAACAGATTTTGGCTAGTGAAAGTAATTTAGCTTTGAAACAAAATGACCTTCGTTCGACAAAGTTGACTTTTGATTCTAGACAAGTAGAAGGTCGAAAAGATCTGGTAAGTTCAGAATATGAATTACAAAAACTGAAGCGAAATTATGAACAGAGTAAGGCTCTGTTTGAGGACGAATTGATTTCTAGAGAAGAATATCTAATTTCAAAAGAAAACTATGAGCTATCCAAAAAGCGGCATGAAATAATTAAACTTCAGACAGAACAAGATAAATCTCTTCGAGCTACATCTTTATCAGGATTAGATACTGATCTGGAACGTATGCAAAAAACACTTTCAATGGTGTATGAGCGTTTGGATCATCTAAATGTAAGAGCTCCTGCCGATGGTCAATTAGGATTTTTGGATGCAGAAATTGGGCAGAATATTCAACAAGGACAACGAATAGGTCAGATAAATGTATTAACAGATTACAAGATAGAAGCAACAATTGATGAGCATTATATTGATAGAGTGAAAAGAGATCTGACGGCTGTGTTAGATCGCAATGGTAAAGAATATCAACTTCGTCTTCGTAAAGTATATCCCGAAGTACGTAACGGGAAGTTTAAGGTAGACTTGGTTTTTGCAGATCAAAAACCTGAAACCATACGTGCTGGGCAGAGCTATAATATAAAACTGCAACTAGGAGCATCAAATGATGCACTGTTACTACCTCGGGGAAGTTTTTTCCAGAGTACCGGAGGGCAATGGATTTTTGTTGTGGATGCCTCAGGCGAAGTAGCATGGAAAAGAACAATACGTATAGGAAAACAAAATTCGAGATATTATGAATTACTAGAAGGATTAGAAGCAGGAGAAAAAGTAATTACTTCGAACTATGATAGCTTTGGAGATGCCGAAAAAATAATTTTGAAATAAATAGCATTTAAAAAATAAAATCAATCAAAAAATGATACAGATAGAGAACATAAAAAAGAGTTTTAGAACCGAGGAAGTCGAAACTCTGGCATTAAATAATGTAAATCTAAAAGTTGAAGCAGGAGAATTTGTGGCCATAATGGGGCCATCGGGTTGTGGGAAATCTACTTTACTCAACATCATTGGTATGTTGGATAATCCTAATGAAGGATATTATCACTTTAATGGTCAGGAAGTAGGCGGATTAAAAGAAAATCAACGTACCAAAATTAGAAAAGGGAATCTGGGATTTGTATTTCAGAGCTTTAATTTGATTGATGAACTTACCGTTTTTGAAAACGTAGAGCTTCCTCTGATTTATCTCAACATGAAAAAAAGTGAACGAGAGCAAAAAGTAAGACAGGTGTTGGAGCGAATGAAAATCGCACATCGAGAAAAGCATTTTCCACAGCAACTATCAGGAGGACAACAACAACGAGTAGCTATTGCCAGAGCTGTAGTAACTAATGCTAAGTTAATTCTGGCAGATGAGCCGACAGGAAACCTGGATTCTAAAAATGGTATCGAAGTTATGAATTTGCTTACCGAACTTAACCAGGAAGGAACTACCATTGTTATGGTAACACACTCAGATAGGGATTCTCATTATGCTCATAGAGTTATTAATCTGTTTGATGGGCAAATTGTTACCGAAAGCCAAAATAAGCCTTTCAAAGTCAATGTATAATATGCATCAAATAAACTTATTAAAATTAAAGTCATGATAAAATATTTGTACCACTTAGCAATCGCAATATTATTTTTTTGTATCAATCTATGTCAAGGTCAATCAGAAACTATTGCCGTAAAACACTTTGATAAAGTAATTATAAGTCCGCATATCCAGGTAACCTTTGTTCAGGGAGAGAAAGAAAACGTTATGATCAAAAATGCACGTTTGCCGCAAGAAAAGATCAATATCGAAGTTGCAGGAAACACACTTCGTATGTATTTGGATGGAGCCAAAACAACAACCAAAACAGTGAAAACAAACGAAAATGGATGGGAAAGAAAAAAACCTATCTACAAAGGAACTATGATAACTGCTGTTATAACATATACCCAACTTAGAGAACTTTCAATACGAGGAGAAGAAATAATTGAATGTAAAAGTCCAATAGAAAGAGATGATTTCAGATTAAAAATCTATGGAGAATCTAAAATGACAATGAATTCATTAAAAGTAAACTCATTACGTGTTTCTATTTATGGGG
Proteins encoded:
- a CDS encoding TolC family protein codes for the protein MYSQDSWSLDDCVAYAVGNNLQLKDFKYNQDANKETYRQSVRNLLPNINAFSDYNIRYGRSVDPNNNNIVNTDFFSNNYRLNAEIDLFRGFQKINTIKASKFLHKASNEEVLHQKYLLAFRVMSAFYDIQFMEGLLTISKEQEEVSDTNYKLVKRQVELGQKAKADLYEAESALLADQLLVTQNENNVAAAKLKLIQEMNLEGVTTISIQSSLIEDDENVATLRTNKDSIYSNATTFVPIIKAQELKAKAAKKRLAIARGGLYPSLSFFAGYQTGYYETNVNDNTGEVISFKNQIKDNVSKYVGVSLSIPISNGWSNRSRVKQQKVEMMRADNNFDIQKQEMFKLIQQLVQEGDALRTEYRQSSQKMKAQVLTFEIAQKKYEKGLISAIELNQSKNVLANSQNENLQVQLRLKVNESTLDFYNGLPVFNINRAQ
- a CDS encoding PAS domain-containing sensor histidine kinase, coding for MVSRSLYTQLILRVVILSLTSLLLAFLFFKELYILSFFLLLFLSLQSVFLIKYLNYNNRKIAYFFNSIKNEDFTLRFPEKGGPKSFNELNRSLNSLNTVIQKVHLKNQTQEQYYQEILKQAEIGILTFNHKGHILFNNPKVEKLLNHTPLNHIKQLAQVDKNLYELFNTIKPFERTLFQLTNERETIQLAIKSSEILLNGEVLRLITIQDIHNELDEKETDSWIKLIRVLTHEIMNSVTPITSISESILGYYKDKDRIIPVTEIDENKIHNTAKGLEVIKNQGNDLMSFVQSYRSFLNVPVPDKKIIKVYELLEKIKVLMSQEIDFNTISFDIINTTENLEIYADEKQITQILVNLCKNAIQALKETEKATLMFILGITPEEKKYITVKDNGPGIHPDIMSQIFIPFYTTKKEGTGIGLSLSKQIMHLHGGSLTVHSIPNQETSFTLLFE
- a CDS encoding ABC transporter ATP-binding protein is translated as MIQIENIKKSFRTEEVETLALNNVNLKVEAGEFVAIMGPSGCGKSTLLNIIGMLDNPNEGYYHFNGQEVGGLKENQRTKIRKGNLGFVFQSFNLIDELTVFENVELPLIYLNMKKSEREQKVRQVLERMKIAHREKHFPQQLSGGQQQRVAIARAVVTNAKLILADEPTGNLDSKNGIEVMNLLTELNQEGTTIVMVTHSDRDSHYAHRVINLFDGQIVTESQNKPFKVNV
- a CDS encoding efflux RND transporter periplasmic adaptor subunit yields the protein MDIKIEKKKGLRPKHYGYIAIGIVLFFVGWKMVSGNSAATFRTEKEKLSIAEVSFGKFDDYITINGSVAPISTIYMDAYEGGRVTEKLIEEGAMVKKGDIILKLENSALYEQILASESNLALKQNDLRSTKLTFDSRQVEGRKDLVSSEYELQKLKRNYEQSKALFEDELISREEYLISKENYELSKKRHEIIKLQTEQDKSLRATSLSGLDTDLERMQKTLSMVYERLDHLNVRAPADGQLGFLDAEIGQNIQQGQRIGQINVLTDYKIEATIDEHYIDRVKRDLTAVLDRNGKEYQLRLRKVYPEVRNGKFKVDLVFADQKPETIRAGQSYNIKLQLGASNDALLLPRGSFFQSTGGQWIFVVDASGEVAWKRTIRIGKQNSRYYELLEGLEAGEKVITSNYDSFGDAEKIILK
- a CDS encoding sigma-54 dependent transcriptional regulator, producing the protein MQDGKVLIIDDNKSVLSALEILLQFEYKHIKTISNPNQISSMQNLSDFDIVALDMNFSAGVNTGNEGLFWLREIKKKAPHTSVIMMTAYGAVDLAVKALKEGATDFILKPWNNEKLLATIKSAFLLRKSRKEVQELKQKENHLKRVINQDSNYIIGNSKALTAVLNLVRKVAKTDVNVLITGENGTGKELIARELHRMSPRKNEVFIGVDMGSISETLFESELFGHTKGAFTDAKEDRAGKFEAANNGSLFLDEIGNLSLQTQAKLLSAIQNRTVVRVGSNKSIPVNIRLVCATNCNLNQMVDDGIFREDLLYRINTIHIEVPPLRERDNDILILADFYLKKFASKYGKPSLRINTTAEEKLMGYRWPGNVRELQHTIERAVILCEGNVLKPTDFLLSASSGISLDKGPETLDEMEQLMISKALDKHNGNYSAAANQLGISRQTLYNKIKKSER
- a CDS encoding head GIN domain-containing protein; the encoded protein is MIKYLYHLAIAILFFCINLCQGQSETIAVKHFDKVIISPHIQVTFVQGEKENVMIKNARLPQEKINIEVAGNTLRMYLDGAKTTTKTVKTNENGWERKKPIYKGTMITAVITYTQLRELSIRGEEIIECKSPIERDDFRLKIYGESKMTMNSLKVNSLRVSIYGESYLEIKEGSVNDQKYTVYGEGKVNTLGMNNENTKITAYGESNFRVRVSDHLKVTAYGEATVAYNGNPLINKGIILGEAIIQKMN